The DNA window TCTATTTTCCACcctttttctttccctttctGTATCTATTGTTGTTGACGATACAGAGAAGAAAAAGGGAAGATGGGAGATAGAAACGTTGTTTGGACAGTATTTGGGGTATTCCCTCCTTTCTCGTTGTTATTACAAGTGTTTAAACCACCTTATTTTCCGTCTTATAACCGCTATGTCATCCtaaaatattgtttttttttcctatcAAATGTGTATCATTCTaccattaatatttaataatgtTGGGGaattaaaaatactatttaatacttttaagttttaactgTGTGCATTGTTTAGCAGGAGCACGATGGAGTTTGGTTTTTCACTTTCTAAAAATCATGCAAAAGTGTTGcgatatgattttatttttaacattAAAGGATCGATTTTGATTCTTATTTATGGTGTTTACTCAAAAATGTCACATTATTATGGTAGATAGGAGTATTTGATACTGATCATTTCACTTTTGAGAATATTATCTTTTACAAATTTTTAGGCACAATTACTCATCGATTACTCAATCAACGTACTAATTATTGCCTTGTCAGAGACAGAGATGTATGTGaacgacagagatgtcaaagaACTGTGGAATTTTGCTTGCTGTCTTCTTCCAATATCGTGTGCATTCTTTAACTCATTTGCAATTGCAAGTACTTATTTATGAAAGAAAACTTTAGGTAGCTCGTGAATAGATGTGACATTTTGCATTGTGAATCAGTTTACGAACACATAAATGTCAGTCTTTAGGGAAATATATAGTTAGCAGCTCATGGATTCAACTAAAGAAGCTCTCCGATACAAAACTTGTCTGGACATTTGTAAGCAATTGTGACCAGTGTGTGGCAGCTAAACAGAATTTACACACTACGCGCACTTGGTTCTACATATTATACACATTAGTATGTATGGCCACGAGTTCTTACAGAGGAAGCTAAATgtgtaaaaaaaacaaatatgatgcGTTCAAACAAAGCAAACCCTCAATAGTCGGGAATATTGGCAAAGCGGTATCCTTGGGCACCTCTCCACGAGTAGTAGGCAATCCGAGTTTCATAGAATCCTACAATCATTTCATAATAGTAAGTACAGAAACTGGGCCATTGGGCATGCAATTACAGAAACAAATTGCATCTGAGATATGGATGAATTCGGGTCATAAAGTATTTATTGATTTAAAGCATGTTGCACCAAAACCATACAAATCAAAAAAAGGTTTACTAACGGGTGGAGCATATGAGTTATGGATTACCCCAGAGGAAGACCGACTAGAGCACTATGTAGAACTCCTACTTACTACCATTCTCTAGACCAAACACAGGCAATAATTAATTGTACAAAGAGGCTATCGAGTTACCTGGCAGGAAGGTAAGTAAACCTAGTCCTAAGAGGCCATAAGCTTGGGAGAACTCCCCTCCCATGTGACCAGTGAAGATGAAAACTGCAAGCAAGAGAAGCAAGCACCCAAGTAGGAGCAAAAAGATTGCAAGAATTATTGATTTCCAAGGAACTTTGTCGTAGCTTGTGGGAGCATAATCAAATCTGGGGTCATGTCGATTTTGACCACCACCATTATAATTGCTATCGTCATCATCAGCAAGACGACTATACTGGGCGTTCCGTCTAGATGCCATTCGGGTAGAAATATACCTGGAAAACCTCATACAAAACAATAACACGGATTCAATGCATAACGCAAGAGGATATATTTGAAAAGACCAACAAAGGTTTATAGAGTAAATTGTAAAGCCAAATGACACCTCCAATGCTAGAATAGAGAAGTTTTTCTTTATAACAAACTCATGGCCAGAGGCACCATAAGCTTTAGAAAGGTAGCAACAGTAGGTTATAATTAATCCATTTATTTCAATTCTTCAgaaatttacatttttaaaaacatCCGTCTATTTGCAAAAACTATAAGCTTAAGAAACTGCAATAAACCAACACATTATATGAAAAATTATATGCACTAAATGCTTATGCCTTCATTCTGTCAAATGTGATAGTGCTCTTAAAACAAGAGTGAGATACAGCAATATAAGTAGCCCTTTACTTCTATACTTAGCCGACTGTTCCAAAATAATCCACATAGAAATAAAGCTCATCATAGCAAAATGGCTATTGTGAACAATATCAAAATCTCATATAGATGTGAAGTACAAATCTTAACAGTTCGCTAGTTAAGTGCACATATGAAAATGGTGCTCAGAACCAAACAGTTATTTCAAACTCAAAAAGATATCTGGACTGCACCAGCTGATTTTGAATAAGGAGTCCAGGATGAAGAAATCCCTACATCTGTTGATATCCCTAAGAATGAAAGCTCTCCTTGTGGATCAAACAGAATTCATAAACATCTTTTATCTAAAATTCAATTGAATCAAAACAATCATCAACCCAACCTGAAATTCCCCAAATAGTACCACATAATCAGCAGTAGAGTttaaaaatccaaaatcaaCAAAATGCTCTTTCCACTAAAGATGCTTACCAGTAATCATATACTAGCACATATCATTATTCCAATTGTTAGATACATAACTCCAAAACAGAAAAATGAGAAAACTTGCAGATCTCATTACAAAGAGTGAACAGAGATGGAAAGAAGAAGTTGACCTGATGAACAATAAAATTAAGGCCTCTTGATGTTGTTGAGAAGAGAACGCCGAGCACAATTCCACGGGGAGCTGACGTCCGAGAAAAGGGGCTGAGGCGGCGGAAGTGGTGGTAGATTGGTGAGTTTCGCCGGCAATttgagagaagaagaaagaattaTATAGAGAGAAGAGTGATTGCTAAAAAAAGTAAGCAATAAGTTTTATAAGATCCCTAAAATCCTCGATGATGATCAGTCCAGCATATTAGcaaagaaattaagaaaaataaattataagtcTGTTGAGAATCAGTCGTTAAATGTATGAGAATTTAGCAAGGAAAAGTCACAGATGAGAAAAGTAAAACCGCGGCTCAGTTTTGAGTTTTCTGAAACGGGAGATAGTGGAAGAGAGCGGCGATGAGTAAGTCGCCGGAGTTGAGTGAGCGTAGGATTCTGATCATAAATTCATGTAATTCAACAAATCGTACACATATTTTGGATCACGTATAGTCGGTTTGGAATTTGGAAAAATCTGTTTTATACCTACAAAAATTATTGGACCGTTATACCTGACTGTATATATATCGAGAAAAATCTGTTTTATCACTACAAAAAttgttaaaatataaaatagtctaattttgtcattttaaaatatctaatctcattttaaaaataaaaacttttactcacattttatccattttttctctcatctctcatattttactcacTTTTTCTCTTCGTCTCTCTTACTTCGGTTcataaataagactattttttgtgaactAAGAGagtagaaaataaagaaaattcagtaacttagaataaaaaaatttcatacaTCACCATATATCTAGAGGTCCCCAAACCgagccgaaccggcccggaaccgtcactgGCGGTTCGGAATCGGAAccgtaaccgtcggcggcggttcaaaccgtgaccgaaaccgccggttccacgTGGCCGGTTCAAGTTCCATTTTTGaacgaaccgtaaccggcggttcaaaactgTCGGtttcgccggaaccgccggCCGAACCGGCAGTTCGGCGGCTCCCGACAACTTTGCAGGCCTAAAACCGACCTAcccctagccttttcagaaaccggtcAAAAATCGTtggttttcgtcagaaaaccgttgacgaaaccggtGGTTTCCaccgaaaaaccggcggtttacacagaaaaccggcggttccgccggattttcaaatttttgaaatttgaattttttttattttttatttaatcacaattttcccctataaatacccccatcCTCTTCATTtatactcaccccattcttgtgttaataagaatttctcttctcaatctcaatttctctattctccatcctcattctctcaagttgtttacgttatttgcgctcataatttactcaagTTGTTCgcgttatcatattcacacaatcacactactctctattctccactttcaattttcataaatatcATGTAGTACAgcccgaaattagagaccaggaaccggattgggacaatcaagtagtacaaacCGACCAAGACTGC is part of the Salvia splendens isolate huo1 chromosome 6, SspV2, whole genome shotgun sequence genome and encodes:
- the LOC121809505 gene encoding transmembrane protein 230-like, with the protein product MASRRNAQYSRLADDDDSNYNGGGQNRHDPRFDYAPTSYDKVPWKSIILAIFLLLLGCLLLLLAVFIFTGHMGGEFSQAYGLLGLGLLTFLPGFYETRIAYYSWRGAQGYRFANIPDY